The Candidatus Neomarinimicrobiota bacterium genome segment ACATTACTTTTATCCGGTCGGTTCCGTATTCCTTCTACTGTATCCTGGCCATCGTCCTCATGTTTCAGCTACTGTGGCGTAAGAGAGATTATGGCCCGATGCTGAAGGCAGAAGAAAGAGCAAGGAATGAGGGAAAGGTGATGGCTGACGGAGCACGGCCGTTGCAGAATACGGAACTTCAGACGGAAGCTCAAAAGGGAATGGCGGCAACTCACTGGTCGAATGCTCTTGTCCCCATCGTTGCCGTGGTTCTGATCACGCTCTTCGGTCTCGTCATCACCGGGATAGAAGGGGCTGAAGCGAAGCAGATGACTTTGACTGTGCGCAATGTTGTCGGGAATGCTAACTCCTATGCCAGTCTCATGTGGGGTGCTTTTATTGCCGGGCTTATCGGAATCGTGATGACAGTGGTTAAGAGGATCATGACTTTACGCGATGCCACCGAAGCTTGGATTAACGGAGCGCGGGCGATGCTGGTAGCATTCATGGTGCTTGTGTTGGCGTGGAGTCTCGGCAACATTTGCGAAGATGTTAAGACTGGCGAGTATCTGGCATCGGTCACGGAGTCGTTCCCGCGGGAACTCATCCCGGCGGTGACCTTTCTGGTGGCGGCGCTCATCAGTTTTTCCACCGGCACATCGTGGGGCACCATGTCGATTCTTATTCCCGTAATCGTACCTGTACTCCTGGCAGGCGAGGGTGTTAACGCCAACAACGTTGTGCAAGGCCCCATTTTCCTGTCCGCCTTTGCAGCGGTACTTTCAGGCGCTGTTTTTGGTGATCACTGCTCTCCCATATCAGACACCACCATCCTCTCTTCAATGGCGTCAGGATCAGATCATATCGACCATGTTCGAACACAGTTGCCGTACGCTCTAACTGGCGGCTTCATCGCCATCATTTTCGGCTTTGTGCTTGTCGGCTACGGTATCCCGTGGATTGTGAGTATCACTTTGGCGGTTGCGGCGACAGCGGTTGTGGTACAACTTCTCGGCAAACAGTTGCAGGTTTCCGGCTAACCCTTCTTTGTCAAATGGAGCCGCTTGATGCGGTTAGCGGTGGCAGAAAGGATTTTTACGCCAAATGAGCCGAAATCAAAAAATTCTCCGGCACGAGGTATTCTGCCAACTCTGGCAAGTAAAAAACCGGCGATAGTGTCGTAATTACCTTCAGGAATTCTGAAACCGTACTGCTGGTTCAGTTCGCTTATTTCAACCAGGCTGTCTACAACCAGACTCCCATCCGGACTCCGCGTCACCGTTCGTCCTTCCTCGTCAAATACATCTTCGAATTCACCGAAAATCTCCTCCACCAGATCCTCGTCAGTTACCAGGCCGGAGTTACGGCCGTCCGTTCTAGTGACGATGGCGATACTGGAATGGCGGCGCTTGAGTTCCTTAAGTGCTTCGCTGGCTGGCATATCTTCCTGGATGAAGAGTGGCCGTTTGGTGATGGATGCCAATGAATCTGGATTGACGAAGAGATCGTGAAGGAACACAATTCCCCGGATGTGGTCGAAGCTTTCTTCATAAACAGGCAGTTTGGACAGGCCTGTGTCTGACATGATTTGGGCTGCTTCTTCCAGGGATGAACTGCTCTGGATACCGACGATGTCTACTCTGGATGTCATGGCCCTTTTTACAGGCTGCGTGCCGAATTCGAATATCTTTGAGATAACTTCCAGTTCGTCTTCTTCAACCTCTTCGTAGACTTCCGCTTCGGAAAAAAGTAGTCTCAATTCTTCCTTCGTGAGCGACGGCTGCGACAGTAAACTGTTTTCGCGACTCAAAATCCTTGAATAGGCTTTTACCAGTCTGATGAATGGCGTAATGAGGATTTCCATAAATCGCATGAGCGGAGTTATTTCCACAGCAAGCGCGGTGGCATTTTCCCTGAAAAAGCTCTTGGGCAGGATTTCACCGAAGAGAAGTATAATGACGGCGATGAGAATCACTGTCCACCCTTGAGGCACACCGTAACTGATGAAAGTGATGGTAGCGTAGGAAGAGGTTACAACGTTAGCCAGATTCGTGCCGATGAGAACTGTAGTCAGGTAACGTTCTGGATCGGCCATTAGGCGGGACGTCTGGGCGGCTGCCTTGCGTCCCTGCTTCTGCCACACTTCAACTTGAATGGGGTTGGCCTGAATGAATGCTATTTCACTTCCAGAGAAAAAGGCCGAGAGGATAAGGCCAACCAGAGCCAGAACAGGTTCGATCACGGTCTAAAGTTACAGTATATTTCCTCATCACACAGTCTGTTTACACGTGTTACCTGTTTTATCAATGATAAACTTTCGCATCCTTCCCAACGCCTGCTTAACTTCAAGACAGTAAAAGTTTAGATTAAATTTCCTCTGCGATCATGTCTTCGCTGAACCGTAAATCACTTAACACCGAGCAGCAAAACATCGCCTCCATCGATATCGACCGTCGTACTGTGGCGGAGATTCTGGAGATAATTAACAGCGAAGATAAAAGTGTTGCTGAGGCGGTAGGAAAAGTCCTGTCCCAGGTTGAAAAGGTGGTGGAGTTGACTGTGAATGCCGTCAAAGGGGGAGGGCACGTTTTTTATATCGGGGCCGGCACCAGCGGTCGGCTGGGGGTACTTGATGCATCTGAATGTCCTCCAACTTTTTCAGCGCCCTCGGACATGTTTCAGGGGATAATTGCCGGTGGCGAAGCAGCGTTGAAAAAATCTATTGAAGGAGCCGAAGACAGGCCAAAAAATGCCGTGAAAGATCTTGAGCAAAAAGGATTGAGCAACAAAGATGTTATCATCGGTATCGCCAGCAGCAGCACCACACCGTATGTTGTACGTGCCTTGGAATACGGCAGGGAAGTAGGGTGTAAGACAGTGTTTTTAATCTGCAATCCGGCGCCTCTGGTTGCTGTAAAAGTGGACGTCCTCGTTGCCGTTGATGTGGGAAGTGAAGTGATTACCGGCTCCACGCGAATGAAATCCGGCACCGCTACCAAACTTATCCTCAATATGATATCCACCGCCACCATGGTGAGACTCGGAAAGGTCTACGGTAATCTGATGGTGGATTTGAAAGCCGTTAATGAAAAACTTGTTGATCGCGGAACACGCATCATTGCTCAGTTAACAGGCTTACCATACGATGAGGCCAAGGCCGCACTTGAAGATGCACACATGGAAGTAAAACCGGCCGTTGTCATGCATCACCGCGGTTGCAGCTTTGATGAAGCCGGGGAACTTCTGGCGGAGCACGACGACTTCTTGGGACGGACATTGGAAATGGATGATTAACAATTCTCAACTGACATTCACGGAGCAGGAATAAGTTACAAACCGTGCGATCTTTAATAGCAACAGTTAACCATCTGTCGGATTATGAATAGTATTGTCAGATTAGAGAAAAAGTCTCCACTTAGGATGGTGGGTCTCATGTCTGGCACATCTATGGATGGATTGGATATCTGCGTATCTGATATCGACTTTGGAGAAGATTCAGTAGCCTTTTTAGCTATTGATTCAGCCTGTATTCAATTCCCTTCTGATTTAAAGATGAATATTCGGCAAGTGCTAGAGGGCACTACCGAAGAGGTGACAAAGACGCACTACAGTTTAGGACGCTTCTATGCCGAGTCTACCAGTGACTTTCTAACGAGTGCAGGGATCGGCGAAATCGATGCAGTGGCCGTGCATGGTCAGACAGTTCATCATATCAGCGGCGAAGCGACCTTGCAGATTGGAGAACCCTCTTTCCTCGCTGAAGTTTTGAACAAGCCGGTAATTTCCGATTTTCGTGCACGAGATATTTCGGTTGGCGGTACGGGAGCACCTCTAATGCCGATTGTAGACAAGTGGCTCTTTCAGAAAGAGGACGCGACTGTTCTCTGTCTCAACCTGGGTGGCGTGGCGAACATTACCGCTCTACCAGCAAGATCTTCTGGTGAAGACATTATCGGTTTTGATACCGGGCCCGGTATGGCCCTTCTTGATGAGGCCATGATGCTTTGCGCACAACAACCTTTTGATGAGCACGGTTCTCTGGCGGCAGAGGGTACTGCGGATGAAAGCCTCGTTGAGGAGTGGCTGAATGATAAATTCATAATGCAAGATCCGCCAAAATCGACCGGCAGGGACTACTTTGGCAAGGAATGGCTGAGACTGAATGTGGCCGGAATTGCCGATTGGAAGCTGAATGATCTTCTGGCAACATTATCTCTTTTTACGGCGAGATCTGTGGTGCTAAATTGTCGGCGATTTTCGACTCTTGAAAAAACATTAAACGTGATTGTGAGTGGCGGCGGAGTTCATCATAAAACCGTTATGAAACTGTTAACGCAGCAATTTTCTCCTGTTGAAGTTACCTCTTCGGTACACTTTAATGTTGATCCCGATGTGAAGGAGGCGCTGGGATTTGCCATCCTGGGTGCAGCCTATCTGAAGAGTGTGCCGGGAAACCTCCCTTCTGTCACCGGAGCCAGTCATCCGGTAGTGCTCGGTAAATTAACCCTGTAAGGAGATTTGATGAAGTTTAATCCCTACGTTTTTCGTGAGTACGATGTGCGAGGGACTGTGGCTGAGGACTTCCCACCAGAATTTGTTCACGATTTGGGGCGGGCGTTCGGAACTTTTGTTCAGCGGAAAGGGGCCAGGGAAATTTCCCTCAGCGGGGATATACGTCTCACTACGCCTGCGCTGAAGGCAGACTTCAAGGCTGGTGTTCTCGATACAGGAGTTGACGTCATTGATATCGGCATACTCCCGACACCTGTCAATTACTATAGCATGTGGAAGCTGAATGTGGCTGGTGCCGTCCAGATTACAGGCAGTCACAATCCGCCGGAAATGAACGGATTCAAGATGTCCTTTGATAAAGGTGCGGTTTACGGTAGTCAAATCCTTGAATTACGGGATCTGATGGAGCGTCAGGATTTTGAGAAAGGAGAAGGGACCGAAGT includes the following:
- a CDS encoding Na+/H+ antiporter NhaC family protein — protein: MSIPIRTVFVILLAVTAVVVEFALPDDLLNDNFFPGILSLLPPLIAIAMALITREVIISLFCGVWIGAVLLQDLHPISGLARTLDTYLVNAMADESHAAIILFSLGFGGIIGLVSANGGMKGIVESISQYARTARSTQLATMAMGVMIFFDDYSNTLFVGNMMRPFTDRLRVSREKLSYLVDSTAAPVASLAIISTWSVFQMSLLNDPYEKFNVTESPYITFIRSVPYSFYCILAIVLMFQLLWRKRDYGPMLKAEERARNEGKVMADGARPLQNTELQTEAQKGMAATHWSNALVPIVAVVLITLFGLVITGIEGAEAKQMTLTVRNVVGNANSYASLMWGAFIAGLIGIVMTVVKRIMTLRDATEAWINGARAMLVAFMVLVLAWSLGNICEDVKTGEYLASVTESFPRELIPAVTFLVAALISFSTGTSWGTMSILIPVIVPVLLAGEGVNANNVVQGPIFLSAFAAVLSGAVFGDHCSPISDTTILSSMASGSDHIDHVRTQLPYALTGGFIAIIFGFVLVGYGIPWIVSITLAVAATAVVVQLLGKQLQVSG
- a CDS encoding hemolysin family protein, coding for MIEPVLALVGLILSAFFSGSEIAFIQANPIQVEVWQKQGRKAAAQTSRLMADPERYLTTVLIGTNLANVVTSSYATITFISYGVPQGWTVILIAVIILLFGEILPKSFFRENATALAVEITPLMRFMEILITPFIRLVKAYSRILSRENSLLSQPSLTKEELRLLFSEAEVYEEVEEDELEVISKIFEFGTQPVKRAMTSRVDIVGIQSSSSLEEAAQIMSDTGLSKLPVYEESFDHIRGIVFLHDLFVNPDSLASITKRPLFIQEDMPASEALKELKRRHSSIAIVTRTDGRNSGLVTDEDLVEEIFGEFEDVFDEEGRTVTRSPDGSLVVDSLVEISELNQQYGFRIPEGNYDTIAGFLLARVGRIPRAGEFFDFGSFGVKILSATANRIKRLHLTKKG
- the murQ gene encoding N-acetylmuramic acid 6-phosphate etherase, producing the protein MSSLNRKSLNTEQQNIASIDIDRRTVAEILEIINSEDKSVAEAVGKVLSQVEKVVELTVNAVKGGGHVFYIGAGTSGRLGVLDASECPPTFSAPSDMFQGIIAGGEAALKKSIEGAEDRPKNAVKDLEQKGLSNKDVIIGIASSSTTPYVVRALEYGREVGCKTVFLICNPAPLVAVKVDVLVAVDVGSEVITGSTRMKSGTATKLILNMISTATMVRLGKVYGNLMVDLKAVNEKLVDRGTRIIAQLTGLPYDEAKAALEDAHMEVKPAVVMHHRGCSFDEAGELLAEHDDFLGRTLEMDD
- a CDS encoding anhydro-N-acetylmuramic acid kinase, whose amino-acid sequence is MVGLMSGTSMDGLDICVSDIDFGEDSVAFLAIDSACIQFPSDLKMNIRQVLEGTTEEVTKTHYSLGRFYAESTSDFLTSAGIGEIDAVAVHGQTVHHISGEATLQIGEPSFLAEVLNKPVISDFRARDISVGGTGAPLMPIVDKWLFQKEDATVLCLNLGGVANITALPARSSGEDIIGFDTGPGMALLDEAMMLCAQQPFDEHGSLAAEGTADESLVEEWLNDKFIMQDPPKSTGRDYFGKEWLRLNVAGIADWKLNDLLATLSLFTARSVVLNCRRFSTLEKTLNVIVSGGGVHHKTVMKLLTQQFSPVEVTSSVHFNVDPDVKEALGFAILGAAYLKSVPGNLPSVTGASHPVVLGKLTL